The following proteins are co-located in the Dromiciops gliroides isolate mDroGli1 chromosome 2, mDroGli1.pri, whole genome shotgun sequence genome:
- the LOC122739403 gene encoding olfactory receptor 2M5-like, with product MAYDRYVAIRDPLRYSVIMNWGFCGGLAAGCWVGGFIASTVDTVATFQLSFCRENVINHFFCEMPALLHLSCTDTSHVEMVMNVLCIFTLVCPVTFIIFSYAHIINVVLRIRSAEGRRKAFSTCSSHVMVVMVLYGTVLSLYIRPRSISSPKYDKIISVFYVAFTPIFNPLIYSLRNKEVKMALRKLLGKTRDT from the coding sequence ATGGCCTATGATCGCTATGTAGCCATCCGGGACCCCTTAAGGTACTCAGTCATAATGAACTGGGGTTTCTGTGGAGGGCTGGCTGCCGGGTGCTGGGTGGGTGGCTTTATAGCATCCACAGTGGACACAGTGGCCACATTCCAGCTTTCTTTTTGCCGGGAAAATGTTATCAATCATTTCTTTTGTGAAATGCCTGCCCTGCTGCACCTCTCCTGTACAGACACATCCCATGTAGAGATGGTCATGAATGTCCTCTGCATCTTTACCCTCGTATGCCCTGTCACATTCATCATCTTCTCATATGCACATATTATTAATGTTGTCTTACGCATTAGATCTGCTGAGGGACGTAGAAAAGCCTTTTCTACTTGTTCTTCCCACGTCATGGTTGTCATGGTATTGTATGGTACTGTACTCTCACTCTATATTAGACCTCGATCAATCTCTTCCCCAAAGTATGATAAAATAATTTCTGTATTTTATGTGGCCTTTACACCTATCTTTAATCCTCTTATCTATAGTCTGAGGAATAAGGAGGTAAAGATGGCCCTAAGAAAACTCCTTGGGAAAACCAGAGACACATAA